A single genomic interval of Helianthus annuus cultivar XRQ/B chromosome 6, HanXRQr2.0-SUNRISE, whole genome shotgun sequence harbors:
- the LOC110865465 gene encoding eukaryotic initiation factor 4A-8 has protein sequence MAGVAPEGSQFDARQFDSKMNDLLSADGQDFFTSYDEVYDSFDAMGLQENLLRGIYAYGFEKPSAIQQRGIVPFTKGLDVIQQAQSGTGKTATFCSGILQQLDYNVVECQALVLAPTRELAQQIEKVMRALGDYLGVKVHACVGGTSVREDQRILSAGVHVVVGTPGRVFDMLRRQSLRSDYIKMFVLDEADEMLSRGFKDQIYDIFQLLPSKVQVGVFSATMPPEALEITRKFMNKPVRILVKRDELTLEGIKQFYVNVEKEDWKLETLCDLYETLAITQSVIFVNTRRKVDWLTDKMRSRDHTVSATHGDMDQNTRDIIMREFRSGSSRVLITTDLLARGIDVQQVSLVINYDLPTQPENYLHRIGRSGRFGRKGVAINFVTLDDEKMLGDIQKFYNVVVEELPSNVADLI, from the exons ATGGCAGGCGTAGCACCAGAAGGATCCCAATTCGATGCTCGACAGTTTGACTCCAAAATGAACGACTT GCTTTCAGCTGATGGACAAGATTTCTTCACATCATATGATGAGGTTTACGATAGCTTTGATGCAATGGGTCTACAAGAGAATCTTCTGAGGGGCATTTATGCATATG GTTTTGAGAAGCCATCAGCTATTCAGCAAAGGGGAATTGTCCCATTCACCAAGGGTCTTGACGTAATTCAACAAGCCCAATCTGGGACCGGGAAAACCGCCACTTTTTGCTCAGGCATCCTCCAACAACTTGATTATAACGTCGTTGAATGTCAAGCCTTGGTGTTAGCACCAACTCGTGAACTCGCACAACAGATCGAGAAAGTCATGCGGGCCCTTGGTGACTACCTTGGTGTGAAGGTTCATGCTTGTGTTGGTGGGACCAGTGTCCGTGAGGACCAACGGATCCTCTCAGCCGGGGTCCACGTTGTTGTCGGTACACCCGGACGTGTTTTCGACATGTTGCGCCGACAGTCTCTTCGTTCTGATTACATCAAGATGTTTGTTCTTGATGAGGCTGATGAAATGCTTTCAAGGGGGTTCAAAGATCAG atctatgaTATCTTCCAGTTGTTACCATCAAAGGTTCAGGTTGGCGTGTTTTCCGCAACAATGCCACCAGAAGCTCTGGAAATTACTCGAAAGTTCATGAACAAACCGGTTCGGATTCTTGTGAAGCGTGATGAACTCACTTTGGAAGGTATCAAACAGTTCTACGTGAACGTGGAGAAAGAAGACTGGAAACTTGAAACACTCTGTGACCTTTACGAGACTTTGGCGATCACACAAAGTGTTATCTTTGTGAACACACGTAGGAAGGTTGACTGGTTGACCGACAAGATGAGGAGCCGTGACCACACGGTGTCAGCCACGCACGGTGACATGGACCAGAACACACGTGACATCATCATGCGGGAATTCCGTTCTGGTTCTTCACGTGTTCTCATCACCACTGATTTGCTGGCACGTGGTATCGACGTTCAACAAGTTTCGCTTGTGATAAACTATGATCTTCCTACCCAACCGGAAAATTACCTTCACCGTATCGGACGTAGTGGACGGTTTGGAAGAAAAGGTGTGGCGATTAACTTTGTGACGTTGGATGATGAGAAGATGCTCGGGGATATCCAGAAGTTCTACAATGTTGTTGTCGAAGAGCTGCCTTCCAACGTTGCTGATCtgatttga
- the LOC110865466 gene encoding casein kinase 1-like protein 1 — protein MEPRVANKFRLGRKIGSGSFGEIYLGTNVQTNEEVAIKLENVKTKHPQLLYESKLYRILQGGTGIPNVRWFGVEGDYNVLVMDLLGPSLEDLFNFCNRKLSLKTVLMLADQMINRIEFVHSKSFLHRDIKPDNFLMGLGRRANQVYIIDFGLAKKYRDTTTHQHIPYRDNKNLTGTARYASMNTHLGIEQSRRDDLESLGYVLMYFLRGSLPWQGLKAGNKKQKYEKISEKKVSTSIEALCRGYPTEFASYFHYCRSLRFEDKPDYAYLKRIFRDLFIREGFQFDYVFDWTILKYQQSQIAPPPTRGPGMDAGPSSAIPNGEQSGRQAGLSSLDPSRRRNSGNLLPREKSPVANDATISTDAMRASGSTRHVDSSGRARIPDTRPRSSPRDGSSNQNAAAGTNKYESTLKGIESLNFDDNKRVG, from the exons ATGGAGCCTCGTGTTGCTAATAAGTTTCGATTAGGTCGTAAGATTGGAAGCGGATCCTTCGGAGAGATCTATTTAG GTACTAATGTTCAGACAAATGAAGAAGTTGCAATTAAGCTT GAAAATGTCAAGACAAAACATCCTCAGCTGCTGTACGAGTCCAAGTTATACAGGATTCTACAGGGAGGAA CTGGTATTCCAAATGTGAGATGGTTTGGAGTGGAGGGAGATTATAATGTTCTCGTGATGGATTTGCTCGGGCCCAGTCTTGAGGATTTATTCAATTTCTGTAACAGAAAACTTTCTTTAAAAACCGTTCTCATGCTTGCAGATCAAATG ATCAACCGTATTGAATTTGTGCACTCTAAATCATTTCTACATCGCGATATCAAGCCTGACAATTTTCTTATGGGCCTGGGACGACGTGCAAATCAA GTCTACATCATTGATTTTGGTCTGGCCAAGAAATACAGGGATACTACAACTCACCAGCACATTCCGTACAG AGACAACAAAAACTTGACCGGGACTGCTAGATACGCAAGCATGAATACTCATCTTGGAATTG AACAAAGCAGGAGGGATGATTTAGAATCTCTTGGATACGTTCTCATGTATTTCCTAAGAGGGAG CCTTCCTTGGCAAGGGCTGAAAGCGGGAAATAAGAAACAGAAATACGAGAAAATAAGTGAGAAAAAAGTTTCTACATCAATTGAG GCCTTATGTCGCGGTTATCCAACAGAGTTTGCATCATACTTCCATTACTGCCGTTCGTTGAGGTTTGAGGACAAACCCGATTATGCTTATCTGAAGAGAATATTCCGTGACCTCTTTATCCGTGAAG GGTTTCAGTTTGATTACGTTTTTGATTGGACGATTTTGAAGTATCAGCAATCACAGATTGCTCCTCCTCCGACCCGCGGTCCT GGTATGGATGCTGGGCCAAGCTCTGCTATTCCAAATG GCGAGCAAAGTGGGAGACAGGCGGGCTTATCTTCATTGGATCCTTCGCGTAGAAGAAATTCCGGCAATTTACTACCTAGGGAAAAGAGTCCGGTTGCTAATGATGCAACAATCAGTACAGATGCCATG AGAGCAAGTGGATCGACGAGGCATGTGGACTCCAGTGGTCGGGCCCGCATCCCGGACACTAGACCGAGAAGCTCACCACGAGACGGATCCTCGAATCAGAATGCAGCTGCGGGGACAAACAAGTATGAAAGCACTCTTAAGGGAATAGAAAGTCTAAATTTTGATGATAATAAAAGGGTTGGTTAA